Proteins encoded by one window of Chondromyces crocatus:
- a CDS encoding serine/threonine-protein kinase, with amino-acid sequence MATAQPIATSSNAPQRPFNSEELPRRFGRYLLLRRLARGGMGEVFLASTAGFEGAERPVVVKVIRREHAADPSFIARFLDEARVQAQLQHSGVAQILEADIDEESGEPFVVVEHVEGRSLGDVRARAAQVGHQIGWSEAVAIATLIAEGLAHVHERKDAAGRALAIVHRDLSPQNVMVGFAGDVKIIDFGTARGQNRRCHTVAGVVFAKPGYVAPEVANGDPGDARVDLYALGIILWELCAGRRFLQGDAQAHLAAVAQNRTSPPPISASTGAPVELDGLIARLTSFQREERYGSSREAARDLAALLAVAEPLPSGERGIRARAAHFMHALFPGEPGRARREFSEHLADARARGLGRHRPVESGGRPPVAPETSQASAEAEEVPREPMKGRERAAGGHRAGAEAFEAPGSLPGTRYQLLREVGRGAFSVVYEAEHVDLGRRLALKVMLAEHAGSQEIAARFRREARVLSALAHDGLVKVHDFGVATDGRLFCGMDLCEGESLETRLSRERVMDWREAFAMALPVLSTLERVHAEGVVHRDLKPGNVFLLRAIEGGASAVSGQGAAATLGGLRVKLLDFGLATGPDDAAEPGLTPVRSAVAVVGTPEYMAPEQASTGRVDGRADLYALGCMLFEMITGKLPFVASSTVALLEAKTRGSPERVREVAPERQIPRHVDELVMRALARHPSVRFSSAAEMRSALEAALATPARQRTRRRVAGSLVLTAAVALAALAFSGKGSNVVDLGARAASFLPWRAQPAVVFPHDTGSAQEAERATVSETASVETQAGTPVTAEAKTPSGEGPSSPAALAERATPSVDLVEAHPAAVALQGPPTPPPAPKSRPRGASRAERNAQPASRSADAGAATAATSKAATSKKASADRSDKGSAPEEAPSATEATTKREPQQTAALRASADPTEDMVKKVAPERATDADDGASQEEAKRRRKRKSRRAKAD; translated from the coding sequence ATGGCGACCGCCCAGCCGATTGCGACCAGCTCGAACGCGCCTCAACGCCCCTTCAACAGCGAGGAGCTGCCGCGCCGTTTTGGCCGGTATCTCCTCCTGCGACGCCTGGCGAGGGGAGGCATGGGAGAGGTCTTCCTGGCCTCCACGGCCGGATTCGAAGGCGCTGAGCGGCCGGTGGTCGTGAAGGTGATCCGCCGTGAGCATGCGGCAGATCCGAGCTTCATCGCTCGATTCCTCGACGAAGCACGCGTCCAGGCTCAACTCCAGCACTCGGGCGTTGCTCAGATCTTGGAAGCCGACATCGACGAGGAGAGCGGAGAGCCCTTCGTCGTCGTGGAGCACGTCGAGGGGAGGAGCCTCGGTGACGTACGCGCCCGGGCGGCTCAGGTCGGACATCAGATCGGGTGGTCCGAAGCTGTGGCGATCGCGACGCTGATCGCCGAGGGGCTCGCTCACGTTCACGAGCGCAAGGACGCCGCAGGTCGCGCGCTGGCCATCGTGCACCGCGACCTGTCGCCGCAGAACGTGATGGTCGGCTTCGCGGGCGACGTGAAGATCATCGACTTCGGGACGGCGCGCGGACAGAACCGCCGCTGCCACACCGTGGCGGGAGTGGTCTTCGCCAAGCCGGGCTACGTCGCCCCCGAGGTCGCCAACGGCGACCCTGGTGACGCTCGCGTCGACCTCTATGCGCTGGGCATCATCCTGTGGGAACTCTGCGCAGGGCGGCGTTTCCTTCAAGGGGATGCCCAGGCGCACCTGGCCGCGGTCGCCCAGAATCGGACCAGTCCACCGCCGATCAGCGCGTCGACGGGCGCGCCCGTGGAGCTCGATGGCCTCATCGCGCGGCTGACTTCCTTCCAGCGCGAAGAGCGTTACGGCTCCAGCCGAGAGGCCGCCCGTGATCTCGCCGCCCTGCTGGCCGTCGCCGAGCCCCTGCCGAGTGGAGAGCGAGGGATCCGGGCGCGTGCCGCGCACTTCATGCACGCTCTCTTCCCTGGTGAGCCCGGGCGCGCTCGGCGCGAGTTCTCCGAGCATCTTGCCGATGCGCGCGCCCGTGGGCTGGGGCGTCATCGCCCTGTCGAATCGGGGGGTCGACCGCCGGTCGCGCCCGAGACATCGCAGGCCTCCGCGGAGGCGGAGGAGGTGCCTCGAGAGCCGATGAAGGGACGAGAGCGTGCTGCCGGCGGGCACCGCGCGGGCGCAGAGGCGTTCGAGGCGCCCGGGTCGTTGCCCGGGACGCGTTACCAGCTCCTGCGCGAGGTCGGACGGGGGGCCTTCAGCGTCGTGTACGAGGCGGAGCACGTGGATCTCGGGCGTCGCCTGGCCCTCAAAGTGATGCTCGCGGAGCACGCGGGCTCTCAGGAGATCGCCGCCCGCTTCCGACGTGAAGCGAGGGTCCTCTCCGCGCTCGCCCACGATGGCCTCGTCAAGGTCCACGACTTCGGCGTCGCGACGGACGGACGGCTTTTCTGCGGTATGGACCTCTGCGAAGGAGAGTCGCTGGAGACCAGGCTCTCGCGTGAGCGCGTGATGGACTGGCGCGAAGCCTTCGCGATGGCGCTCCCCGTCCTCTCGACCCTCGAGCGCGTCCACGCCGAAGGGGTCGTGCACCGTGATCTCAAGCCTGGCAATGTCTTCCTCCTGCGGGCGATCGAGGGTGGCGCCTCCGCGGTGTCGGGCCAGGGCGCCGCGGCCACGCTCGGGGGACTCCGCGTGAAGCTCCTGGATTTCGGACTCGCCACCGGCCCTGACGACGCCGCCGAGCCCGGCCTCACCCCGGTTCGCTCCGCGGTCGCCGTCGTCGGGACGCCCGAGTACATGGCCCCGGAGCAGGCCTCGACGGGCCGTGTCGATGGCCGCGCCGACCTCTATGCGCTCGGCTGCATGCTCTTCGAGATGATCACCGGGAAGCTGCCGTTCGTCGCCTCGAGCACGGTCGCGCTCCTGGAGGCGAAGACCCGAGGGAGCCCGGAGCGTGTGCGGGAGGTCGCTCCCGAGCGCCAGATCCCGAGGCACGTCGATGAGCTGGTGATGCGTGCGCTGGCGCGGCACCCCAGCGTGAGGTTCTCGAGCGCCGCGGAGATGCGCTCGGCCCTGGAAGCCGCGCTCGCCACGCCCGCGCGTCAGCGCACGCGGCGGCGTGTGGCGGGATCGCTGGTGCTCACCGCTGCGGTGGCGCTCGCGGCGCTCGCCTTCTCGGGCAAAGGCAGCAACGTCGTGGACCTCGGCGCCCGCGCGGCTTCCTTCCTCCCCTGGCGCGCGCAGCCCGCCGTGGTCTTCCCTCACGACACCGGATCGGCGCAGGAAGCGGAGCGCGCGACCGTGAGCGAGACCGCCTCCGTCGAGACGCAGGCCGGGACGCCTGTTACCGCCGAGGCGAAGACACCATCGGGGGAGGGGCCCAGCTCTCCCGCCGCGCTGGCTGAGCGCGCGACACCCTCGGTCGATCTCGTCGAAGCGCACCCGGCGGCGGTCGCCCTGCAGGGACCGCCGACGCCTCCTCCTGCGCCGAAGAGCCGACCGAGGGGAGCCTCCAGGGCCGAGCGCAATGCTCAGCCCGCGTCGCGGAGCGCGGATGCTGGTGCGGCCACGGCAGCCACATCGAAGGCGGCGACATCGAAGAAGGCAAGCGCCGACCGGAGCGACAAGGGGAGCGCCCCCGAGGAAGCGCCCTCCGCCACGGAGGCGACGACCAAGCGAGAGCCCCAGCAGACCGCTGCGCTCCGAGCGTCCGCGGACCCCACCGAGGACATGGTGAAGAAAGTCGCTCCCGAGCGCGCGACCGACGCCGACGACGGGGCCTCGCAGGAGGAAGCCAAGCGCCGTCGCAAGCGGAAGTCCCGCCGGGCCAAGGCCGACTGA